From Geobacter sp., one genomic window encodes:
- a CDS encoding EAL domain-containing protein — translation MGEEKFFLGRQPILDRSQNIVAFELLFRSAEKAYADFTNQTHASASVILNALTDFGIDNVVGRHKGFFNVNTDMLMSDTLELLPKDHVVIELLENLEINEQVITRCNELKEKGFTLAADDHTYSPEYEPLYKIIDIIKVDILERPLDQLPAMLGQLGRWRFTFLAEKVETREQYDACAAMGFELFQGYYFSRPVVLKQNRIDAGRTTLLKLLNQLQLEAELADIENSFRESPYLIYGLLRLVNSVAFGVREKVRSVRHAIMVLGRQQLKRWVVLALYAGQDAPAMGSPLLELASVRGRLMEVMVRQMTLYTKDRDSGDRAFITGVLSLVDVLFSTALEEVISTLNLTEDIRTALLYREGFLGTLLQIAELMEKADFNAAEELLSQVQLSTGQLAEAQLETIAWSKGLAEYAPR, via the coding sequence ACCAATCAGACCCATGCCAGCGCCAGCGTTATCCTCAATGCCTTGACCGATTTCGGGATCGATAATGTGGTCGGGCGCCATAAAGGTTTCTTCAACGTCAACACCGACATGCTGATGAGCGACACCCTCGAACTCCTGCCCAAGGATCATGTGGTCATCGAGCTCCTGGAAAATCTCGAGATCAACGAGCAGGTCATTACGCGCTGCAATGAACTCAAAGAGAAGGGTTTCACCCTGGCAGCGGACGACCACACCTATTCCCCGGAATACGAGCCTCTCTACAAGATCATCGATATCATCAAGGTGGACATCCTGGAACGGCCGCTCGACCAGTTGCCGGCCATGCTCGGGCAATTGGGGCGCTGGCGCTTCACCTTCCTGGCGGAGAAAGTGGAGACCCGCGAGCAGTACGATGCCTGTGCCGCCATGGGATTTGAACTCTTCCAGGGGTACTATTTCTCCCGGCCGGTTGTCCTTAAGCAGAACCGGATCGATGCCGGGCGTACCACCCTGCTGAAACTCCTCAATCAGTTGCAGTTGGAAGCCGAACTGGCGGATATAGAAAATTCATTCCGGGAGAGCCCGTACCTGATCTATGGACTCCTGCGGCTGGTCAATTCGGTGGCGTTCGGAGTCAGGGAGAAAGTCCGATCGGTACGTCATGCCATCATGGTCCTGGGACGGCAGCAGCTCAAGCGCTGGGTGGTGCTTGCACTTTATGCGGGCCAGGATGCCCCGGCCATGGGGAGCCCTCTTCTGGAGCTAGCTTCGGTCAGGGGCCGTCTCATGGAAGTTATGGTCAGACAGATGACCCTGTATACCAAAGACCGGGATAGTGGCGATCGGGCGTTCATCACCGGTGTCCTCTCCCTGGTCGATGTCCTTTTCAGTACCGCCCTGGAAGAGGTGATTTCCACCTTGAACCTGACTGAAGACATCCGAACCGCGCTGCTCTACCGCGAAGGGTTCCTGGGGACCCTCCTGCAGATCGCCGAATTGATGGAAAAAGCCGATTTCAATGCTGCCGAAGAGCTGCTCAGTCAGGTCCAGCTCTCAACGGGCCAGTTGGCCGAGGCGCAGCTCGAAACCATTGCCTGGTCCAAGGGCCTGGCGGAATATGCCCCGCGTTGA
- the kdsB gene encoding 3-deoxy-manno-octulosonate cytidylyltransferase: MKITAVIPARYSSTRFEGKALADILGKPMVQHVYERTIQAKLVGSVIVATDDERIASAVRSFGGHAEMTSRDHETGTDRLAEVAARLDSDIIVNVQGDEPLIEPAMIDEAIAPLIKDPSIVMGTLKSRIKNLHDFLSPNVVKVVTDWEGYALYFSRSPVPNFRDKWNDLKDEVFASGKLLCYKHVGLYVYSREFLLRFAKMPPTFLEQAEKLEQLRVLENGCRIRVVETAHESIGVDTPSDLDKVLERLKKN; encoded by the coding sequence ATGAAGATCACTGCGGTTATCCCCGCCAGGTATTCCTCAACCAGGTTCGAAGGCAAGGCGCTTGCCGATATTCTTGGCAAGCCGATGGTACAGCATGTCTACGAAAGGACCATCCAGGCCAAACTGGTCGGGTCGGTGATCGTGGCAACCGATGACGAGCGCATCGCCTCTGCCGTAAGGTCTTTCGGGGGGCATGCGGAGATGACCTCCCGCGACCACGAAACCGGCACGGATCGCCTTGCCGAGGTTGCCGCGCGGCTTGATAGCGATATCATCGTCAATGTCCAGGGGGATGAGCCTCTCATCGAACCGGCCATGATCGATGAGGCCATTGCACCGCTCATAAAGGATCCGTCGATCGTCATGGGGACCCTGAAATCCAGGATCAAAAACCTGCACGATTTTCTTTCCCCCAATGTGGTCAAGGTGGTGACTGATTGGGAGGGGTATGCGCTCTATTTTTCCCGCTCTCCCGTGCCCAACTTCCGGGATAAGTGGAACGATCTGAAGGACGAGGTGTTTGCCTCGGGGAAACTGCTCTGTTACAAGCACGTCGGTCTGTACGTCTATTCGCGGGAATTCTTGCTCAGGTTTGCCAAGATGCCCCCCACGTTCCTGGAGCAGGCGGAAAAGCTGGAGCAGTTGCGGGTTCTGGAAAATGGATGCCGGATCAGGGTCGTGGAGACCGCCCATGAATCCATCGGGGTGGATACGCCGTCAGATCTTGACAAAGTGTTGGAGAGGTTGAAAAAGAACTGA